The nucleotide window GCTTTGGTTAGATAGTGGTCAAGCCATTTGTTTAACCTCAACCACCCAAGTACTGTAGACTGACTTGTTTGTCAGTAATTTGATTGTCAGTATCCCGGACCAGAGTAGCCTAATCTCTGAAATGACGTACTACCAGCAGTTTACTAAATTAAAATCTTAGTATTTTATGGTCACACACTACTACAATGTAACGAGATCAAAGAGAGACAATATACACATTTGAAAATGAGTAAAAATGCATGCTTCTATTTCTGTGATTTTCTTACACCCCAGATGAGCTGACATTGTCCAAAAGAGTGTCATCACTGCAttaacaacaattttttttttttgttgttcagtTTGGTTCTGTGagcagatttaaaggaatagtttgcccaaaggtgttaataaaaaaaaaaaagtaataagtCATAATTTGCTCGCctacacaaaaggaaatattttaatgaatataccAATCCATCATTTAAATCCAATGGCAGTTGATAATGATTCACTTTAAAGCACTTTAAGAATTAACAATTTTCTGATACATCAGGATctcaattcttaaatcccaagagaCATTTTTCTCTTTATGTGGTGACTttctataatgcaagtaaattatTCGCATAAGCGGCCAAATCTTGGGCTATAtgactaaaatgttttattattggcCACTGGCTGgtcatttcactcaccagtgattgagttgtaATGTGGAGAATTTATTTGCAGCAAGATCTTTTCTCTGCGTTTTGAGAGTAAATGtttgggttaaagggatagttcacccaacaatttaaattctctcgtcatttactaattttcatgccattccagatgtgtatgactttctttcttctgcagaaaacaaacaaaggtttttagaagaatatctcagctttgtaggtccatacaatgcaattaaattgTGACCAGTccttttaaagctaaaaaaaatcacataaaggcagcataaaagttatccatacaccTCCAGTGGTtcaatatatgtcttctgaagcaatgcaatcattttgggtgaaaaaaatctaaatgtttaaatatttttttactataaatatacacttttagggaaattggagatttatagtaaaaaaggatttgaaaATTAATCAGTTTTTTTAATGTAACCACTGGATACATATGGaatagttttatgctgcctttatgtgattgtttgagcttcaaaggtctggtcaccacaGATCCATATCtcattaaataatgtctcttttaataccagttgtttgttgatttaaaacaacaacaaaaaataaaaatcttattcTACCGTAATCACAAATGGATGCGCTACAGAAACCTAGCACATCCTCTCGTTATATGCACTCACTGGCAGATGCCGGTAGTCTTAAAAAGTCCGAACTAATTTAGCATatttctacatatcaatgtaagtacttgtaaatagtaaattatgcaagtaaaatctaacaaaaatataaatgcaatttgaagacattaattgatggaatagattcaataaaaaaaaaaaaaaaaaatgattagctaaaatgtgaccaatttgatgaaaaactaatgataaaatatcgAATATCGAATTGTACCTAGAAGGGTTGCCTTGAAAgttcctttataattaagagcattagctgagacAGAATGTCTTTCATATGTAATCAAAGTGGACATTGTAACATTATATGGGGACATTATAATGCCCCCATATAAATCAATATCGAATTGAGAGCTTGTTAATCTGAATCAAAttaaatcaggaaatctgtaccAATATCCAGCCCTACTGAAATGCTCGTgggtcatattccaagtcttctgaaggtatAGCCTACAATCATTTTTggtaagaaacaaaacaacatataagaaatatttctgtaaaaaatgaaaaaaaagaaatagctgtTTCTATGGCCTGATAGATAAAACCTAATACATTCTATTTTTATGCTTAGAAATGCCTCAAAAAACTTTGCTCTTCTTCATTATTATGAGATCATGTTTCTGTGATTGGCAGTGCTCCTAGAGCATCTCTGAtcaatttagaaaacattaaggCCTCAAACCTCACAAAGTGGGTCTGAATAGTCTTATATTTGCAACAAGATCAACATCTCTGTCCCTTCCTACATCCTGTAGACAATCCTCAGGATCATGAATGTTGAGATTCGGTTGTGTATCACAGTGGGCTATTATTATCAGAGCGAAGCCAGTGCATTTTTTTGGTCCATTCCAAGTCTAAGGTTACTTGGCAGATTTTGTAATAAAGACACCTCGATACCTCTCAACAGTTTACATAAATATCTATACTGCCTGTATGCTTGTGAATATTTTAGACATTATTTAGGTGTTTTGTACAGTCTCAGTACacttcttttttgtctttttctttcagATGTTGgtgtattttcaaataaatgaaaAGGCATGATATAATGATGAGTCATGAGTTGAGTATGATTTGATGATTAGTCATATGTTCTACTTGTCTTTCAGAGGTCCATAATCATAAACCTTGTGCGCAACTGTTTAGGTAAGAACTTCCTGCATTTAgtagatatatttttaaataattaatttgttatatgttacaaaaaaaacataagtaAATATATTTTCACATGTCCAAATTAACTGTAAGTtttgattgaatacattttttgtatgtttCAGCTTTTATGACTATGCAGGTAATGTCAATGAAGAAAATCTCAACAGTATCCTCAAGGACAGAAGACAAGTAAGCAGTGCTATTAACTGGCTTAATAgggttaaaggtgctatatgtaatatgtaagtgAGAGAGCAAATTTACATTATTAACAGGtaccattttgagtaaatatgCCCATTTGAGTAAAGATTGTACGAAATAAGTGTTTGATTCACTTTAGAAattttgtgtacatttgatttattgttgttaaattgtattacgTTTATCAGCATTTAAACTgtccatcctgctctctagatatcgttatcagcatcagccattgaaaaatccatatcggtcgaccacttaACTTTAGATCATCATTATTACGCACAAGTCATACCCTCAGCACCTCAGATTTCTCCATCACAATGACTTGATATTCTtggtattctacataaataatatcttcgaaataagcataaccctgtAATGTACCTAAAAGTAATTTGAGTtaactgaatttaaaatgtaatgaattgcactacattacaaaaaaagtaattagattacagtaactaattactttgtaattggattgcTCCCAACACTTTGAGTggctttttgcttttattaaaaaacagcaatatgataaaagacaacAATGTTCAATAAGTATCTATTAAAAATAAGCCAAATAAAATATTCTTCCGCCACATAATATAGTTCACTAACTTTAGAATGTCCAGTCACTGGTGTGCTTATTGGCATTTAAGGCGCTGTTCATCACATCAATTCACAAGTGACATCAATTGCAGGTATCTCAAGAAACTTGTCAAAAAGATGTTTGTCTAGCGTAGTTTCTATAGAAAAACTAAAAAtggcacagacagacacaaaaagcTTTGTTGTGAACGCCACTAACAGCTTCGAACAAGGCTCATCCGATCATAATTTAAAAacatctatcttttttttttttttatatatataaaacttttagcaggatttttatcaCAGCCAGAatgtttttgggggggggggggtttctaCACGGCATGAAGATGTCCTTTTACTTTCCATGTAGAATGTTATCGGCTGGTACCGGTTTCGAAGGAACACCCAACAGCAGATGTCATTTAGAGAGCAAGTGATCCACAAGCAGTTGACCCATATACTCGGCATCCCCGATCTCGTCTTCCTTCTCTTCAGCTTCATCTCCACAGCCAATAGTTCCACACATGCTCTGGAATATGTACTCTTCAGACCCAACAGAAGGTATGTACATAAAGAATagttaagtaaatatataatttagggTAGAATGaatttaatgcattacactactttgccatctcaaacttgtatggcgttctttcttctgcaaaaacaAGCAACGcttttttgatggagatatgaggtTTATATActgtgtccatacaatgcaagtcaatggggaccaacactttcaagctccgaAAAGgcgacatttacatttattcatttggcagacgcttttatccaaagcgacttacaaaagacttacaaaacataagcgaatcatcttaaggagacagtgcaATCttttaggcacgatcatgatttaaagctcaaTTACACACTGTACACATGCACTGCACATACGTCAAATGCAATTTGTGTATTTGAGCTTCAAGTTATGAACGTGCTTAGCAGACTGCAGAtgttgatttataataaaaaaggagttatattttggtctgtttctcacccaaaatcgatcatattgcttcagaagacatggagtaAGCCACTtaaatcatatggattacctttatgctgcctttatgtccttgttGGAGGTTGGAAATGTTGGACCCCTTTGActcgcattgtatggatatattcacatcatatctccatcaaaacaaCGTCATCTGTgatccgcagaagaaagaaagtcaaacgagTTTGagatgggtgagtaaataaggagattatattttttcagtgaactattcctttaatgattgcTCATTCTTGAACTAAATTCTTTGACCATACATTTCTGTGATATTGTTTACCGTATCAGACATAATGTTTACAAATGGCATTTTGTAGCTAATAACTTGTTATGAGTATTTTCGTTGTGTACCTCAGCAGGTATAATCAGAGGATATCTCTAAGCATCCCAAACTTGGGAAACACCAGTCAACAGGAATATAAAGTCTCTTCAGTGCCCAACACCTCCAAGAACTACGCTAGTGTCATTAAAGAACATGGGTGAGGGAACTTGAAAGCTGTGTTGAATTTATTTAGATATACACTCacatattttctttaatatatttaattgaaaaaactagtggttgaccgatatatagGTTTTTATAGGCCGCTACTGGTACTGATTATGTAGAGATTAGGCTGGCATTGCAATCACCTCGACAAATTTCCTGCAAACATTTAACagaatatttacttaaaattcactcaaaaatacatGACAATAGAAAATGTGAATTATCCATTAACAAGGTTAATGTTAGTTTTTAGGGGGAACTACCGCTTCTACTCAGTGGGGATGCAGATTATGCAGATAATCTAAAAAGATTGCCAAATATTGGAAGATATATCGGTCTATGACTAGGAAAAGTTTTAGATGATCTGTCTTCTAGGCCACGTGTTTGCATTGCAATGTCATGATAATTATTGCAAACTTCACAACATATAGTATCTCAAAGAACATTAAATTATCCAACTTTAGGCACAATAAGTTCTTAAATAACTGATTGCTAATTAAATTGCTTTTGATTTTTAGGGCTGAGTTCTTCGATAAGGATGGCGTAATGAAAGACATTCGAACAATTTTTCAGGTGTACAGTGCCCTACAAGAAAGAGTGCAGGTGAGTAACACATTATACTTAATTATCTTAACATACAGCACAGTTTTATACATGTCTTAAACGTTGAAGTCATTGCATAGGCCAGCAAATGCCATAAGTAcactttttataatattataatatatacttacagagcactttattatgtATACTTGTacaactacttattcatgtgattatctaatcagccaatcgtgtggcagcagtgcataaaataatgcagatatggtcaggagcttcagttaatgttcacatcaaccatcagaatggggaatatgatttaagtgatttggaccgtggcatgattactggtgccagatgggctggtttgagtatttctgtaatctaGAATTTAATACgaatgtgccaaaaacaaaaaacatccagtgaccggcagttctgcagatgaaaatgccttgttgtaGAGAGAGGTCAAAAAAATTCTTCATGGAataaactttttttgttgttgttatggtccactctaaaatattgaaattaaaCTTTCTATTAAATGATTTATAAAAGTCCTTATCTAAAAGTGTGTGAACCCggtttataacattttaatatatttaaatattataaaccGGGTTCACACACATTTTGACCAATGACCAATGTCTTAAATTTGGGGGCGAAGAGACAGGAAtcatgatatgacctaatgtgtttatcaaacttcaaaagaataaaatttaattaaataaatgcatgtgctaCATCCTTCAGGGTGATGACgtggcactgttgtattttctccaagcacgcagagcttgtgagtgttttcagctgttgcagCGCAGTTCGCAATCATTAGTACATATCGGAAATATGACAGTGTTTACTTtttatcattttacatttacatttatgcatttgacagacgcttttatccaaagcgacttacagaggacattattacagggacaatctccccggagcaacctggaattaagtgccttgctcaaggacacaatggtggtgtctgtggggctcgaaccagcgtccttctgattaccagattaccagttatgtggtttagaccactacaccaccaccactccattttcattctaatacattttctgtttgaGTGCGCAGCAGGAAGAAGTGAAACACATGCATTTCAAAATTAGAGTCTCCggtgtatttcagcctttaaagttaaaagttccaCGCTATGAATAAAATACTTGTTTTCCCTGGTTATTGGTATTTTGATTGCACCATAATATGTATCTGaaatttaattcaatttggacTCTTGTTGCCTCTGTCTGGCCCTACACAtcacatgcttctgtggtaattaaaatgcccctgacataggctgaaaaatactttatttctgtTACAAATTCCATCTAGGCCTGTTTTGTACAATAAATAGCATTAAGAGTTCTTTTCCtcatcactttatcactgacaccgaatcactgctgtgtgtgtttgtggtgtgtggcatcagtgtaatgacttccAACcggtgtttatgctgtattaacggtaaaaagaaaaatgaacgagttaaacttttttaattaattacattcatTAACACGTTAGATTTGACAgctctaacatatatatatatatatatatatatatatatatatatatatatatatatatatatatatattatatataacataaaataatgtttataatatgCTTAGAATAGATTTAAATTTTCTGTTGTCTACCAGGCAGTCTGTTGGGAAGTTGATGAAAGTGAACGAGTGAGGGAGAAAATCCAAGAGGAAGTGAACAAACTCAAAGAGGAAATCACTCTCAGGAAACATAACACTGCTGAAGAAGAGAGAAGTATGTCCTGATGGCTTTCCCTGTTTATCGTTGCTCGTTTACAAAAGGGAAGACTAATGTTTTTAACATTTCCATCCTAATTTTTGTTTCCTTCACAGGACTTCAAGAAGCAACCAACACGGCTGTCACACTTCCAGATGACTCTGCGCTCTCCGACCCATTACACTCTCCACTGATGCAAGTTGTGCATTCAGATCCTTCAGTGGAGCCCAGTTTAGAGAGACCTGTAAACTCATTGTCTCAACCACTTTACAGCACCACACTGCCTCCAGATTCACCAAGCGCTATCCTGCTGCCTCGACCCCAAGCCGTGGGCTCGCCCGGCCACCCGTCTCCCAGTCTGGGCTTGGGCAACGGAGATGGCTCAAGCTCAGATTCTTTGAACCGTCAAGCCACTGGCCAGGAAGACCAGGACGATGAGGACAGTAGCGAGTATGAAAATGTAGTTAGCGATCAAGTGCAGCCACCTTCCGTAACAGAAGCTGTTACATTGGGACGGCCAGCTAC belongs to Xyrauchen texanus isolate HMW12.3.18 chromosome 16, RBS_HiC_50CHRs, whole genome shotgun sequence and includes:
- the LOC127656563 gene encoding BRISC complex subunit Abraxas 2-like isoform X1, translated to MAASMSGYTFSSVCYHSANSNSDHEGFLLGEVRQEETLSISDSHISSSEFLNVIEVHNHKPCAQLFSFYDYAGNVNEENLNSILKDRRQNVIGWYRFRRNTQQQMSFREQVIHKQLTHILGIPDLVFLLFSFISTANSSTHALEYVLFRPNRSRYNQRISLSIPNLGNTSQQEYKVSSVPNTSKNYASVIKEHGAEFFDKDGVMKDIRTIFQVYSALQERVQAVCWEVDESERVREKIQEEVNKLKEEITLRKHNTAEEERRLQEATNTAVTLPDDSALSDPLHSPLMQVVHSDPSVEPSLERPVNSLSQPLYSTTLPPDSPSAILLPRPQAVGSPGHPSPSLGLGNGDGSSSDSLNRQATGQEDQDDEDSSEYENVVSDQVQPPSVTEAVTLGRPATLWPDGDAHSPPGS
- the LOC127656563 gene encoding BRISC complex subunit Abraxas 2-like isoform X2, whose translation is MAASMSGYTFSSVCYHSANSNSDHEGFLLGEVRQEETLSISDSHISSSEFLNVIEVHNHKPCAQLFSFYDYAGNVNEENLNSILKDRRQNVIGWYRFRRNTQQQMSFREQVIHKQLTHILGIPDLVFLLFSFISTANSSTHALEYVLFRPNRRYNQRISLSIPNLGNTSQQEYKVSSVPNTSKNYASVIKEHGAEFFDKDGVMKDIRTIFQVYSALQERVQAVCWEVDESERVREKIQEEVNKLKEEITLRKHNTAEEERRLQEATNTAVTLPDDSALSDPLHSPLMQVVHSDPSVEPSLERPVNSLSQPLYSTTLPPDSPSAILLPRPQAVGSPGHPSPSLGLGNGDGSSSDSLNRQATGQEDQDDEDSSEYENVVSDQVQPPSVTEAVTLGRPATLWPDGDAHSPPGS